The genome window CCTTGTGGCATGTTGAGACCTCACCGCCCTTTGATATCATTCCCCATTGATCTCTCATTGGTGATAGATGAGTATATGTATGTTGGCTTCTCTGCTTCCACTGGCTTGTTGGCGGCCTTACATTATGTACATGGCTGGAGCTTTAGTATTGAGGGAAGGGCACAAGATTTAGATCCAAGAAAGCTCCCATTTCTGAATAGTAAGCCTAGTAAACTGATGCACAGCAAGGGATTTGCAGTAGGTATCACTTTAGCAAGCATTACTCTGATTTTCCTAGCGATCATTGGTGTTATTCAGATCATATTCAGAATCAGAGATGGAGATGAGATTATGGAGGATTGGGAAATCGAATATAGTGCGCATAGATTCAATTACTCTGAGCTCTTCTCCGCAACAAGAGGGTTCAGAGAGAAAAACCTCGTCGGTTCTGGAGGGTTTGGGAGAGTTTATCGGGGGGTGATTCGTAGTACCGGACTAGAAGTGGCAGTTAAGCGGGTGTATAGTGGTTCTCGTCAAGGAATGAGAGAATTTGTTGCTGAAATTACAAGTATGGGGAGGCTTAGGCACCGGAATCTTGTACACTTGCATGGCTGGTGCCGGAAGCAAAACGAGCTCCTTCTTGTTTATGATTACTTCCCCAATGGGAGCCTGGACAAGCTTTTGTATGAAGACGGTCCACTGAAGGGAAAAAACCTTACTTGGGACCAAAGGTACAAGATTTTAACTGGTATTGCACATGCATTGCTATATCTCCATGAAAATTGCAATCAGAGAGTAGTTCATAGAGATGTCAAGCCAAGCAATGTCCTGATAGATGAAGATCTAAACGCAAAGCTCGGGGATTTCGGCCTGGCCAGAACTTACGAACACAATAATGATCCACAGACCACACACATTGTTGGTACACTTGGGTATTTGGCTCCTGAGCTCACAAGGACCGGGAAAGCCACCACAAGTACTGATGTCTATGGTTATGGTACGCTTATGCTTGAAGTTGCCAGCAGAAGAAGACCGATTGAGCCCCAGAGCGGTGCTGATGAACTGGTGCTGGTGGATTGGGCTAGGGAATTGCATTCTCGAGGAGAGATCACCCGAGCCATCGATCCCAcactaaaaaattatcattcagGCGAAGCTCAGCTGGTGCTTACCCTTGGTCTTTTATGCTGTCATCCCCATCCTGATTACAGGCCCACCATGAGAAGAGTCGTGCAACTTCTACTAGGAGATGCCACCCTTCCTCCTCTACCCCATGATATTCATATGGAAGTTCCTATTGCAATAACAGATTATTCGGATACCTTTGGTGATGATTCTGACAATCCTTCTAGCCAAAAAATGTCTTCATCCTCAAGTAAGAATAGTTGGACAATTGGTCACACTACAAGAGTTACCTTCTAGATCATCTTATCATGACAAGGAACCATCAAATATGACTGTAAACCAGAAATGTTGACTTGTGATGAATAACATGgcaacttgacatctttctttAACTTCAGTTTTCAATCAATCATCCAATTTTCATTGTTCAAGTGCAGTAAATATGTAACCAACTTCTGACTGTAAATTAATCTTCATTGTGTTCAATAAGTTTATGATCATAAGtccataaaatattttctttcaacttacAGTGTCAAAAAAACAACTATCAAGGGAACTTCTCAAGGAAATAGTTAAGAATAAAATAGATGAAGAAAATACTTTTATACATACAGTGAACCAAAATAGTTGGCATGAGATTATATCAATATTAGTAGATTAAAAGATAACAGTAAAAgacaaaatattcattaatcaagtaattaatttttcaagtaaaaaatatgattaatttaaaaagaaattaaaattattgatatccATGTCATTTTCAAGCAAACAATTCTATCCTGCACACACCTAAGTGATTGATTATGTTCTCAAATTTGGACCTGAATCAATCAGCACATGCAGGTGATGAACTTGGTACTTTCTGACACGAACTAAGTTGCTGATGTATTACCTTGAATTTCTCTTTGAGCCTATTAATCTGCAAAATCACCATTCCTTATAACACGTCAATTGGAAACGAAGCATGCCAAGATTAACATTTGTAAAGGACATTAAATAGATTTGGAATAATACCCTTTTGAGATCAATCTCTGTATCTCTCTTTTGTTGGCCCAAAGAGCGTCGCAGATTGC of Gossypium raimondii isolate GPD5lz chromosome 3, ASM2569854v1, whole genome shotgun sequence contains these proteins:
- the LOC105795042 gene encoding L-type lectin-domain containing receptor kinase SIT2 codes for the protein MEALGLLFHLLLLGLLVHAEINFTYNGFLKANVTTEGASFIKSDGILALTNDSVRLIGHSFYPSPIRFKKSNPNRTQAAVTFSTNFVFSISPKYPEIGGHGLAFVLMPTEKLKSLPNQYLGLPNDTDNAHFFAVEFDVVQNVELQDINDNHVGIDISSLISSISEPAAYYSSNDNRSNQVALKSGEPVQAWIDYDSNKMLMNVSISPCGMLRPHRPLISFPIDLSLVIDEYMYVGFSASTGLLAALHYVHGWSFSIEGRAQDLDPRKLPFLNSKPSKLMHSKGFAVGITLASITLIFLAIIGVIQIIFRIRDGDEIMEDWEIEYSAHRFNYSELFSATRGFREKNLVGSGGFGRVYRGVIRSTGLEVAVKRVYSGSRQGMREFVAEITSMGRLRHRNLVHLHGWCRKQNELLLVYDYFPNGSLDKLLYEDGPLKGKNLTWDQRYKILTGIAHALLYLHENCNQRVVHRDVKPSNVLIDEDLNAKLGDFGLARTYEHNNDPQTTHIVGTLGYLAPELTRTGKATTSTDVYGYGTLMLEVASRRRPIEPQSGADELVLVDWARELHSRGEITRAIDPTLKNYHSGEAQLVLTLGLLCCHPHPDYRPTMRRVVQLLLGDATLPPLPHDIHMEVPIAITDYSDTFGDDSDNPSSQKMSSSSSKNSWTIGHTTRVTF